A region from the Geobacter benzoatilyticus genome encodes:
- the hrpB gene encoding ATP-dependent helicase HrpB encodes MPLPIDDILPQLKSSLQVRNSVVIQAPPGAGKTTRIPLALLDAPWLAGKGIIMLEPRRLAATNAARWMAATLGEDVGGTVGYTIRFDRKVSRRTRLEVVTEGVLTRRLQSDSFLDGVGAVIFDEFHERSIHADLALALCRDVQQGLREDLRIIVMSATLDAAPVAALLDDAPVITSEGRIFPVDIRYLSEDYSDPLPVAVARSVRLALAETEGDILAFLPGAGEIRRCRQLLEDGGPLPSSTAVTPLYGDLPFADQERAIVPAKHRKVVLATNIAETSLTIEGVRVVIDSGYCRRLRFDPASGLERLVTERITAASATQRAGRAGRLGPGVCYRLWTDYANRGLTPANPPEIITSDLTPLALDLAAWGVAGPASLAWLTPPPQAAYQEAQRLLVQLDAINYNGAITDTGRRMAELPVHPRLAHMLMKAAGRGLAPLACDVAAILSERDIVKNILEGGVERSESDMLLRIEMLHAWRSQRRLPSIDAAACRTVDRSAHHLRKLLKAGSGEAAGAVDGDTVALLLAWAYPDRIAMLRGGEGRRYLLAGGRGAVLSGRSVVHDEPLVVAYEVERGERGDDLIRRASVLARETLRREFADGIVRGRSVEWDDREGRVSSREEERFGALILESRPVAATAEEVRNALLEGIVRGPALSVLHWSAAARRFRARVYLMARLFPDEGWPDLSGEKLLATLGDWLGPCLDGVRRLSDVAAVDLLPPLQALLPWNLLRRLDEGAPTHLAVPSGSRIPLDYGEDGTPVLAVKLQEMFGLADTPTVAWGRVPVLIHLLSPAGRPLQVTADLRGFWNGAYQEVKKEMRGRYPKHPWPDDPWTAVPTRKTKRHGE; translated from the coding sequence ATGCCTCTCCCTATTGACGACATCCTGCCTCAGCTGAAATCATCCCTTCAGGTCCGCAATTCGGTCGTCATCCAGGCCCCGCCGGGTGCCGGAAAGACGACCCGGATCCCCCTTGCGCTTCTCGACGCCCCCTGGCTTGCGGGAAAGGGGATCATCATGTTGGAGCCGCGCCGCCTCGCCGCCACCAATGCGGCCCGCTGGATGGCGGCCACCCTTGGCGAGGATGTGGGCGGAACCGTCGGCTATACGATCCGCTTTGACCGGAAGGTGTCGCGGCGTACCCGGCTGGAGGTGGTGACCGAGGGGGTGCTGACCCGCCGGCTCCAGTCCGATTCGTTTCTGGACGGGGTCGGGGCGGTGATTTTCGACGAGTTCCATGAGCGGAGCATCCACGCCGATTTGGCCCTGGCGCTTTGCCGCGATGTGCAGCAGGGGCTGCGGGAAGACTTGCGGATAATCGTCATGTCGGCGACCCTCGATGCCGCGCCGGTTGCGGCGCTCCTGGACGACGCTCCGGTAATCACCAGCGAGGGGAGAATTTTCCCCGTTGACATCCGCTATCTTTCCGAGGATTACAGCGACCCTCTTCCCGTAGCCGTTGCCCGCTCGGTCCGATTAGCCCTGGCCGAAACCGAGGGGGATATCCTCGCCTTTTTGCCCGGAGCGGGCGAGATTCGCCGTTGCCGGCAGCTTCTGGAGGATGGGGGGCCGCTGCCGTCATCTACCGCGGTAACACCTCTCTATGGGGACCTCCCCTTTGCCGATCAGGAGCGGGCCATTGTCCCCGCCAAACACCGGAAGGTGGTGCTCGCGACCAATATCGCCGAAACGAGCCTCACCATCGAAGGGGTGCGGGTGGTTATCGACAGCGGCTACTGCCGCCGTCTTCGTTTCGATCCGGCATCGGGTCTTGAACGGCTCGTAACGGAACGGATAACGGCAGCCTCGGCGACCCAGCGGGCCGGAAGGGCCGGTCGGTTGGGCCCCGGCGTCTGCTACCGCCTCTGGACCGACTATGCCAACAGGGGCCTCACCCCCGCCAATCCTCCCGAAATCATAACTTCCGATTTGACCCCGCTGGCCCTGGATCTGGCCGCCTGGGGGGTGGCCGGCCCCGCATCCCTCGCCTGGCTTACGCCCCCTCCCCAGGCTGCCTACCAGGAGGCGCAACGGCTCCTCGTGCAGCTGGATGCCATTAACTACAATGGAGCAATCACCGATACCGGCCGCAGGATGGCGGAGCTGCCGGTCCATCCACGGCTGGCGCATATGCTGATGAAGGCTGCCGGGCGCGGGCTTGCTCCCCTTGCATGTGACGTTGCTGCAATTCTCTCGGAACGCGATATTGTTAAGAACATATTGGAAGGAGGCGTGGAGCGGAGCGAGAGCGACATGTTGCTGCGGATAGAAATGCTGCATGCATGGCGCTCTCAGAGGCGTCTTCCCTCGATTGATGCTGCTGCCTGCCGTACCGTTGACCGCTCGGCGCACCACTTGCGCAAACTGCTCAAAGCAGGGAGCGGAGAAGCTGCCGGGGCCGTAGATGGCGATACCGTGGCGCTTCTGCTGGCTTGGGCCTACCCGGACCGGATCGCCATGCTCCGCGGCGGCGAAGGACGGCGATATCTCCTCGCGGGGGGGCGGGGCGCCGTTCTTTCCGGTCGGAGCGTGGTGCATGACGAACCGCTCGTGGTTGCCTACGAGGTGGAGCGTGGCGAGCGCGGGGACGATCTCATCCGCCGAGCGAGTGTTCTTGCTCGGGAAACCTTGAGACGAGAGTTTGCCGACGGCATCGTCAGGGGGCGATCCGTTGAGTGGGATGACCGTGAGGGGAGGGTGTCGAGCCGGGAAGAGGAGCGATTCGGTGCCCTCATACTTGAAAGCAGGCCGGTCGCCGCCACCGCCGAAGAAGTGCGGAATGCACTTCTGGAAGGAATTGTGCGGGGGCCGGCACTATCTGTGCTGCACTGGTCGGCCGCCGCGCGCCGTTTCAGGGCACGGGTGTATCTCATGGCCCGGCTTTTTCCCGACGAGGGGTGGCCCGATCTCTCCGGAGAAAAACTTCTCGCGACCCTCGGCGATTGGTTGGGACCCTGCCTGGACGGAGTCCGGCGGCTTTCCGACGTGGCGGCGGTCGATCTACTGCCCCCGTTGCAGGCGCTCCTCCCCTGGAACCTCCTCCGCCGCCTGGACGAGGGGGCGCCGACCCATCTGGCGGTTCCGAGCGGTTCGCGGATCCCCCTCGACTATGGGGAGGACGGCACGCCGGTCCTGGCGGTGAAGCTCCAGGAGATGTTCGGCCTGGCCGATACCCCCACGGTGGCATGGGGGAGGGTGCCGGTGCTCATTCATCTCCTGTCGCCGGCCGGCCGCCCCCTTCAGGTGACCGCCGATTTGCGGGGATTCTGGAACGGCGCCTACCAGGAGGTGAAAAAGGAGATGCGGGGCCGCTACCCGAAGCACCCCTGGCCCGATGATCCCTGGACGGCGGTGCCGACTCGCAAAACAAAACGGCATGGGGAGTGA
- a CDS encoding HAD family hydrolase encodes MLSAVIFDFDGIIVDTEPLHHRAFQEILEPLGLGYSWEEYVNLYMGFDDRDAFREAFRVHGRTLNDHDLELLIERKAAAFQEIISRGVVPYPGVAELIEAITGSLPLALCSGALRSDILPILSGLGLSNAFDVMVTAEEVSASKPDPASYALAVERLAAAFPERRIAPGFCIAIEDTPAGIASATGAGIPVIAVTNSYPAGKLSGAVKIVDSLAGLTLTDFENMAR; translated from the coding sequence ATGCTTTCCGCAGTCATTTTCGATTTTGACGGCATAATTGTCGATACCGAACCGCTTCACCACCGGGCCTTCCAGGAGATACTGGAGCCCCTGGGGCTGGGCTATTCCTGGGAAGAGTACGTGAATCTCTACATGGGATTCGACGACCGCGATGCCTTCCGCGAGGCGTTCCGGGTCCATGGACGGACGCTGAACGATCACGATCTTGAACTCCTCATCGAGCGGAAGGCGGCAGCATTCCAGGAGATTATCTCCCGAGGTGTCGTCCCCTATCCTGGAGTCGCAGAACTTATCGAAGCCATCACCGGCTCGCTTCCCCTTGCCCTTTGCAGCGGTGCCTTGCGGAGCGACATTCTCCCCATCCTGTCCGGATTGGGGCTGTCGAATGCCTTCGACGTGATGGTGACGGCGGAGGAGGTGAGCGCCAGCAAGCCCGACCCCGCCAGCTATGCCCTGGCCGTGGAGCGTCTTGCCGCGGCTTTCCCCGAGCGCCGGATTGCCCCCGGCTTCTGCATCGCCATCGAAGACACCCCTGCCGGCATCGCCTCCGCCACCGGCGCCGGCATTCCCGTTATCGCCGTCACCAACAGCTACCCTGCCGGAAAACTCTCCGGAGCCGTCAAAATTGTCGACTCCCTTGCCGGGCTGACCCTGACGGATTTTGAGAATATGGCGAGATAG
- a CDS encoding M23 family metallopeptidase — MKIKALILAAITLAFPREGVADIYRYVDDEGVICFTDAPAKSGTTLVIKERRGKRGITAHKSSIANEGKAAASQASSRALPVQGRISSLVGLRHDPINGTLREHHGIDIAVAEGTEVRPVGPGRVIFSGSRGGYGNMVMIEHGDGTMTLYAHNSVNLATEGSDVDGTSPIALSGSTGRSTGPHLHFEAWRGDTNITSSYLAAGAAAGNAAGRKPADVIRRIVQADGTLYFGNIH; from the coding sequence ATGAAAATAAAAGCACTGATACTGGCGGCCATTACTCTTGCCTTCCCCCGTGAAGGGGTTGCCGACATCTACCGATATGTGGATGACGAGGGAGTAATCTGTTTCACCGATGCCCCCGCCAAAAGCGGGACGACACTGGTAATCAAGGAGCGCCGGGGCAAACGGGGCATTACCGCCCACAAAAGCAGCATCGCCAACGAAGGGAAGGCTGCGGCATCCCAGGCATCGTCTCGGGCACTTCCAGTTCAGGGGAGGATATCTTCGCTGGTGGGGCTTCGCCACGATCCCATCAACGGCACCCTCCGGGAGCACCACGGCATAGACATAGCCGTTGCCGAAGGAACAGAAGTCCGCCCCGTGGGACCGGGGAGAGTTATCTTCTCCGGCTCGCGCGGCGGCTACGGCAATATGGTCATGATTGAACATGGAGACGGCACCATGACCCTCTATGCCCATAATTCGGTAAACCTGGCAACGGAGGGAAGCGACGTTGACGGGACCTCCCCCATTGCCCTATCAGGCTCCACGGGGCGCTCAACTGGTCCTCACCTCCACTTCGAAGCGTGGCGGGGAGACACCAACATCACCTCTTCCTATCTCGCCGCCGGAGCCGCAGCGGGCAACGCCGCCGGCCGCAAGCCGGCCGATGTCATCCGGCGGATCGTCCAGGCCGACGGCACCCTCTACTTCGGCAACATCCACTAA
- the glnA gene encoding type I glutamate--ammonia ligase: MTPQEVVSFAKENGALMVDFKFMDFVGTWQHISVPITEFSEDTFEEGQGFDGSSIRGWQPIHASDMILLPDPDTAKMDPFVAVPTLSLICNVFDPITKEDYSRDPRNIARKAEAYLKSTGIGDTAFFGPEAEFFIFDEVRYDSSSNQSFYMVDSVEGAWNTGREEFPNLGYKPRHKEGYFPLSPTDSQNDLRNEMVMELQKVGIRVECQHHEVATGGQAEIDMRFSSLVDMADQLQWFKYVIKNVAYRNGKTVTFMPKPLYGDNGSGMHCHQSIWKNGQNLFAGDKYGGLSQMALWYIGGIIKHAKALCAITNPTTNSYKRLVPGFEAPVNMAYSSRNRSASIRIPMLSSSPKAKRIEYRTPDPSCNGYLAFAAMLMAGLDGIENKIDPGQPLDKDIYGLSPEELKDIPSAPGTLEDALSALKEDHEFLLKGDVFTPDVIEKWIEYKTEAEVNPVRMRPVPIEFALYYDI; this comes from the coding sequence ATGACCCCACAAGAGGTAGTAAGCTTCGCCAAGGAAAACGGCGCACTGATGGTTGATTTCAAATTCATGGACTTCGTCGGGACCTGGCAGCACATTTCCGTTCCCATCACGGAGTTTAGTGAAGATACCTTTGAGGAGGGGCAGGGCTTTGACGGCTCTTCCATCCGTGGCTGGCAGCCGATCCACGCTTCCGACATGATCCTCCTCCCCGATCCCGACACTGCCAAGATGGACCCCTTCGTGGCGGTGCCGACCCTGTCGCTCATTTGCAATGTCTTCGACCCGATTACCAAGGAAGACTACAGCCGCGACCCGCGCAACATCGCCCGCAAGGCCGAGGCCTATCTGAAGTCCACCGGCATTGGCGATACCGCTTTCTTCGGCCCTGAGGCCGAGTTCTTCATCTTTGACGAGGTCCGGTACGACTCCAGCTCCAACCAGTCCTTCTACATGGTTGATTCTGTTGAAGGCGCATGGAACACCGGCCGCGAGGAGTTCCCCAACCTGGGTTACAAGCCGCGCCACAAGGAAGGTTACTTCCCCCTTTCCCCGACCGATTCCCAGAACGACCTCCGCAACGAGATGGTGATGGAGCTTCAGAAGGTCGGCATCCGGGTCGAGTGCCAGCACCATGAGGTTGCCACCGGCGGCCAGGCGGAGATCGATATGCGTTTCTCCTCCCTCGTGGATATGGCCGACCAGCTCCAGTGGTTCAAATATGTCATCAAGAACGTGGCCTACCGCAATGGCAAGACCGTAACCTTCATGCCGAAGCCCCTCTATGGCGACAACGGTTCCGGCATGCACTGCCACCAGTCCATCTGGAAAAACGGCCAGAACCTCTTCGCCGGCGACAAGTACGGCGGGCTCTCCCAGATGGCCCTCTGGTACATCGGCGGCATCATCAAGCATGCCAAGGCTCTCTGCGCCATCACCAACCCGACCACCAACTCCTACAAGCGTCTGGTGCCGGGCTTCGAGGCTCCGGTGAACATGGCATACTCCAGCCGAAACCGCTCTGCCTCCATCCGTATTCCGATGCTCTCTTCCAGCCCGAAGGCCAAGCGGATCGAGTACCGGACCCCGGACCCCTCCTGCAACGGCTACCTTGCTTTCGCCGCCATGCTCATGGCCGGTCTTGACGGCATCGAGAACAAAATCGATCCGGGGCAGCCGCTGGATAAGGATATCTACGGGCTTTCACCGGAAGAGCTCAAGGATATTCCGTCAGCTCCGGGTACCCTCGAAGACGCCCTCAGTGCCCTCAAGGAGGACCACGAGTTCCTTCTGAAAGGCGATGTCTTTACCCCCGACGTCATCGAGAAGTGGATCGAGTACAAAACCGAGGCCGAAGTCAACCCGGTCCGGATGCGTCCGGTTCCCATCGAGTTCGCCCTTTACTACGACATTTAA
- a CDS encoding SLBB domain-containing protein: MNLSKQSALLFFLLALLAVATVCWAVDPGVTGSTMEYPRTGGSYAVPTGGYAAPGPGSYGSAQLPESSLYGGGAERSQASLPVTGGSEKELGPKLMLKAEPGDGLVSLTWSITGVRQKGEEMPSRFMVLYGTEPGNYLKAVPVGDATSFRVRELKNNQIYYFRVQGLPVTGVRGEQPPLISEEQSVTPVPVEELGSPLERAFARKSPTLLDKIEPAPVDRSLKQFGYDFFKNSIANLPSADNLPVGSNYVVGPGDSLRIDVWGSLQARYDAEVDRNGEITVPRVGSVKVWGLTYAQAREAIDKAFARYYKGYELNVTLGSLRTIQIYVVGEVEVPGTYNVSSLATVINALAASGGPSRNGSLRSVRISRGGKPVQELDLYDMFLNGDRSRDIRLENGDTIFVPVIGPVAGVAGEVKRPGIYEIKGKTSLPQLLAMAGGITAAGDTGRIQLERIEGNSTRVVADYVTGGKSPETELAEVEVQDHDMVNVFPVREAMREVVTLTGNVARPGAYQFRKGMRVKDLISDTSVLLPESYLESVEIARILPPDYRREVLTVNLREALKGNPADNVELQEQDTVKVFSREEMVELPRVAISGQVVNPGEYDYFPRMTVRDLVTAAGSPKRNAYMESAELTRVTMGEGSAGTARLEINLGKALAGDPAHNLTLEPEDALIVRGIENWLEATDRFVTLKGEVKFPGTYSIAKGEPLSSVIERAGGFTQKAYLKGARFMRKSVQEEQQKRMDEVIARTEQEILRKQGELAAIAASKEELEATRAALDGLQKSLNKLKSARAEGRVVIRLAQLDSFKKSPYDLELMGGDVLEVPQISSVVNVMGQVFNPTSFVHLPGEDVAHYLKDAGGTTRDGEEDDMYIISADGSVQSRQQSSFGIHWSDSQRRWTFGGFMAMVLDPGDTLVVPQKLERIAWMREIKDITTIVSQIALTAGVLVAAGL, translated from the coding sequence TATTGTTTTTTCTGCTGGCTTTGCTTGCCGTCGCGACAGTCTGTTGGGCGGTGGATCCCGGCGTTACCGGAAGCACTATGGAGTATCCGCGAACCGGCGGCAGCTATGCCGTGCCGACCGGCGGGTATGCAGCGCCGGGGCCGGGCAGCTACGGTTCGGCGCAACTCCCTGAGTCCAGCCTCTATGGCGGGGGAGCCGAGCGTTCTCAGGCGTCTCTACCCGTGACCGGCGGTAGTGAGAAGGAACTTGGCCCAAAACTGATGCTTAAGGCTGAGCCGGGCGATGGCCTCGTGTCACTCACCTGGTCGATTACGGGGGTACGGCAGAAAGGCGAGGAAATGCCGTCCCGCTTTATGGTGCTGTACGGGACTGAACCCGGCAATTATCTCAAGGCTGTGCCGGTTGGCGATGCCACCTCGTTCCGCGTTCGGGAGCTCAAGAACAATCAGATTTACTACTTCAGGGTTCAGGGGCTGCCGGTGACCGGTGTCCGGGGAGAACAGCCGCCGCTGATTTCTGAAGAGCAGAGCGTGACGCCTGTGCCGGTTGAAGAGTTGGGTTCGCCCCTGGAGCGTGCCTTCGCCCGCAAGAGCCCTACGCTTCTCGACAAGATTGAGCCGGCCCCGGTGGACCGGAGCCTCAAGCAGTTCGGCTATGATTTCTTCAAAAACAGTATTGCCAACCTGCCGTCGGCGGATAATCTGCCGGTCGGCTCCAATTATGTGGTCGGCCCGGGAGATTCGCTGCGGATCGATGTTTGGGGGAGCCTCCAGGCCCGCTACGATGCGGAGGTGGACCGTAACGGCGAGATTACCGTTCCCAGGGTCGGCTCCGTCAAGGTGTGGGGGCTCACCTATGCCCAGGCACGGGAAGCCATCGATAAGGCGTTTGCCCGCTATTACAAGGGGTATGAGCTGAATGTCACGCTCGGCAGCCTGCGGACCATCCAGATATATGTGGTTGGCGAGGTTGAGGTGCCCGGCACCTACAATGTGAGTTCCCTTGCCACCGTTATCAATGCCCTGGCAGCCTCGGGGGGGCCGTCCAGGAACGGCAGCCTCCGTTCGGTCAGGATATCCCGCGGCGGGAAACCGGTGCAGGAACTGGATCTCTATGACATGTTCCTTAACGGCGACCGGAGCCGTGACATCCGCCTTGAAAACGGCGACACCATTTTCGTACCGGTAATCGGGCCGGTGGCCGGCGTGGCCGGTGAGGTCAAGCGCCCCGGCATCTACGAAATCAAGGGGAAAACCTCCTTGCCGCAGCTGCTTGCAATGGCCGGAGGGATTACCGCTGCCGGCGATACGGGACGGATTCAGCTGGAGCGGATTGAGGGGAACAGCACCCGGGTCGTTGCCGATTATGTGACCGGCGGCAAGTCTCCGGAGACGGAGCTGGCCGAGGTCGAGGTGCAGGACCACGATATGGTGAACGTCTTTCCGGTCCGCGAGGCGATGCGCGAAGTGGTGACCCTGACGGGGAACGTGGCGCGTCCCGGCGCCTATCAGTTCCGCAAGGGGATGCGGGTGAAGGATCTCATTTCGGACACGTCGGTTCTTCTTCCCGAGTCCTATCTGGAGAGTGTTGAGATTGCTCGCATCTTGCCACCCGATTACCGGCGCGAGGTTCTGACCGTCAACCTGCGCGAGGCCCTCAAGGGGAATCCGGCCGACAATGTGGAGTTGCAGGAGCAGGATACGGTCAAGGTGTTTTCCCGTGAAGAGATGGTGGAGCTCCCCCGCGTTGCGATCAGCGGGCAGGTGGTGAATCCCGGAGAATATGACTACTTCCCCCGGATGACGGTCCGGGATCTGGTGACCGCGGCGGGAAGCCCCAAGCGCAACGCCTATATGGAGAGTGCGGAGCTGACCAGGGTGACCATGGGGGAAGGGAGCGCGGGGACTGCCCGTCTGGAGATCAACCTGGGCAAGGCGCTTGCCGGCGACCCGGCCCATAACCTCACCCTCGAACCGGAAGATGCCCTGATTGTGCGGGGAATCGAGAACTGGCTGGAGGCGACCGATCGTTTCGTCACCCTGAAGGGGGAGGTGAAGTTCCCCGGAACCTATTCCATCGCCAAGGGTGAGCCGTTGAGCTCAGTTATCGAACGGGCCGGTGGGTTCACTCAAAAGGCTTACCTGAAGGGTGCCCGTTTCATGAGGAAATCGGTCCAGGAGGAACAGCAGAAGCGGATGGACGAGGTGATTGCCCGGACCGAGCAGGAGATCCTCCGCAAGCAGGGTGAACTGGCGGCGATTGCGGCGTCAAAAGAGGAGCTGGAAGCAACCAGGGCAGCCCTGGATGGGCTCCAGAAAAGTCTGAACAAGCTCAAGTCGGCCCGTGCCGAGGGGCGCGTCGTGATCCGTCTGGCACAACTGGACTCGTTCAAAAAGTCCCCCTACGATCTGGAGCTTATGGGGGGGGATGTCCTCGAAGTGCCCCAGATTTCCAGCGTAGTGAACGTAATGGGGCAGGTTTTCAATCCCACTTCTTTTGTCCATCTTCCGGGCGAAGATGTGGCCCATTACCTGAAAGATGCCGGGGGGACTACACGGGACGGCGAAGAGGACGACATGTACATAATAAGCGCCGACGGTTCGGTTCAGAGCCGTCAACAGTCGTCCTTCGGCATCCACTGGAGCGATTCGCAGCGCCGCTGGACTTTCGGCGGGTTCATGGCAATGGTTCTCGATCCGGGGGACACCCTGGTCGTACCCCAGAAACTGGAGCGGATTGCCTGGATGCGCGAGATCAAGGATATAACAACGATCGTGTCGCAGATTGCCCTGACCGCCGGGGTGCTTGTGGCGGCGGGACTGTGA
- the ispG gene encoding flavodoxin-dependent (E)-4-hydroxy-3-methylbut-2-enyl-diphosphate synthase — MKRQTKQIHVGNIPVGGGAPCAVQSMCSTDTRNVAATLDQVRALTAAGCEIVRCAVPDMAAAEALGEIKGRSPIPVIADIHFDYRLALRVLEGGIDGLRLNPGNIGERWKVEEVVKAARERLVPIRIGVNAGSLEKELLEKYGHPTAEAMVESALGHVRILEDIGYDQIKISLKASDVMKTVEAYRLLSQKVDYPLHIGITEAGTIFSGTIKSSVGLGILLADGIGDTMRVSLTGDPVDEVRVGFEILKALGLRQRGVNFVSCPTCGRCQINLIGVAQEVENRLAAIDAHLTVAVMGCVVNGPGEAREADVGIAGGRGEGLLFRHGEIVRKVPESEMADALVAEVEQMAKEKS; from the coding sequence ATGAAACGCCAAACCAAGCAGATTCACGTAGGAAACATCCCTGTCGGCGGTGGTGCTCCCTGTGCGGTGCAATCCATGTGCAGCACCGATACCCGCAATGTGGCGGCAACCCTTGACCAGGTTCGCGCGCTGACCGCTGCCGGATGCGAGATCGTCCGCTGCGCCGTCCCCGATATGGCGGCGGCCGAAGCGTTGGGGGAGATCAAGGGGCGGAGCCCGATCCCCGTCATCGCCGATATCCATTTCGATTACCGCCTTGCCCTGCGGGTTCTGGAGGGGGGGATAGACGGGCTGCGCCTCAACCCCGGCAATATCGGCGAACGCTGGAAGGTGGAAGAGGTGGTGAAGGCCGCCCGGGAGCGCCTTGTTCCGATCCGGATCGGAGTCAATGCCGGCTCCCTCGAAAAGGAACTCCTCGAAAAATACGGTCATCCCACTGCGGAGGCCATGGTGGAGTCGGCCCTTGGGCATGTACGAATCCTTGAGGATATCGGCTACGATCAGATAAAGATTTCCCTCAAGGCCTCCGATGTCATGAAAACCGTCGAAGCCTACCGGCTCCTCTCCCAAAAGGTGGATTACCCTCTCCACATCGGCATAACCGAGGCAGGCACCATCTTTTCCGGCACCATCAAGTCGTCGGTGGGGCTCGGCATCCTGCTTGCCGACGGCATTGGCGACACCATGCGGGTATCGCTCACCGGCGACCCGGTGGACGAGGTGCGGGTCGGTTTCGAGATTCTCAAGGCCTTGGGGCTGCGGCAGCGGGGGGTCAACTTTGTCTCATGCCCCACCTGCGGCCGGTGCCAGATCAACCTGATTGGGGTTGCGCAGGAAGTGGAAAACCGTCTTGCCGCCATCGATGCCCATCTGACCGTGGCGGTCATGGGGTGCGTGGTGAACGGCCCCGGCGAAGCCCGCGAGGCGGACGTCGGCATAGCTGGTGGGCGGGGCGAGGGCTTGCTGTTCCGCCACGGCGAGATTGTCAGGAAGGTCCCCGAGAGCGAGATGGCCGATGCCCTGGTGGCTGAGGTCGAGCAGATGGCCAAGGAAAAATCGTAG
- a CDS encoding VanZ family protein, which produces MLESRWFRVFLLVAWGTAIVWFSLDPSPPKPQIELLAWDKFQHAVAYGLFALLVWNCLVTYRQCRRHCLLMAFGGSVVLGALLEVAQGVLTTSRSADFRDLIADALGAGIVCLAVAVWRARKLPLAVAVFLLIVISVQEGGAAESGSIGSFVSTEAVTLRDETGEFLATPFRTGNGEVIGTLAVAGAVGLTYLFDYDIRDEVRRTHGRNLDRAVDAGNIVGNPFLHLGVAGVVWGGGVLADSPRWRDTGLMMGEAAIIADAATLVLKEAVGRARPLTGNSKGSFRPFQFKSDYDSLPSMHTASSFAMASVITRTSGSVPVGLLSYATAAFVGFSRIYDDKHWASDVLLGAAIGELAGRVVTNHYARKGNIAVVPAVSGSSAALLLVKKF; this is translated from the coding sequence ATGTTGGAGTCAAGGTGGTTCAGGGTATTTCTCCTCGTCGCCTGGGGAACGGCCATTGTCTGGTTTTCCCTCGACCCCTCGCCACCTAAGCCGCAAATTGAACTACTGGCGTGGGACAAATTTCAGCACGCCGTGGCCTATGGGCTTTTTGCCCTTCTGGTCTGGAACTGCCTGGTTACGTATCGACAGTGCCGCCGTCATTGTCTGCTAATGGCGTTTGGAGGTTCGGTTGTGCTGGGCGCCCTCCTGGAGGTTGCCCAGGGGGTACTTACAACCTCCAGGAGCGCCGATTTCCGCGATCTGATCGCCGACGCGCTGGGGGCTGGTATCGTCTGTCTCGCTGTTGCCGTCTGGCGTGCCCGGAAGCTGCCCCTTGCCGTCGCCGTTTTTCTGCTCATCGTGATATCCGTTCAAGAGGGTGGGGCTGCCGAGAGCGGAAGTATCGGCTCTTTTGTCTCCACCGAAGCCGTGACGCTCCGCGATGAAACCGGAGAGTTCCTCGCGACCCCGTTCCGGACCGGGAACGGTGAGGTCATCGGCACTCTGGCTGTTGCCGGAGCGGTGGGGCTGACCTATCTTTTCGATTACGACATCCGGGACGAGGTGCGGCGGACCCATGGCCGGAACCTCGACCGTGCCGTCGATGCTGGAAACATCGTTGGCAATCCGTTCCTCCACCTGGGGGTGGCGGGTGTTGTATGGGGGGGAGGGGTGCTGGCCGATTCTCCCCGCTGGCGCGATACGGGGCTCATGATGGGGGAAGCGGCGATCATTGCCGATGCCGCAACCTTGGTGCTGAAGGAGGCCGTGGGGCGCGCCCGCCCCCTGACCGGAAACAGCAAGGGGAGTTTCCGGCCGTTCCAGTTCAAGTCAGATTATGATTCGTTACCTTCCATGCATACGGCCAGTTCCTTTGCCATGGCTTCGGTTATCACCCGTACTTCGGGGAGCGTGCCGGTGGGGCTTCTTTCCTATGCCACCGCTGCCTTTGTGGGCTTCTCGCGGATTTACGACGACAAGCATTGGGCCAGCGACGTGCTTTTGGGCGCAGCCATCGGTGAACTTGCCGGGCGGGTGGTCACGAACCATTACGCACGGAAGGGGAATATTGCGGTGGTTCCGGCTGTCAGCGGTTCGTCGGCGGCCCTGCTGCTGGTAAAAAAGTTCTAG
- a CDS encoding P-II family nitrogen regulator, translated as MKKVEAIIKPFKLDEVKEALNEIGIQGITVGEVKGFGRQKGHTELYRGAEYVVDFIPKIKMEIIVGDDIVGKVVETIEQAAKTGRIGDGKIFVTQVEEVIRIRTGERGEDAL; from the coding sequence TTGAAAAAAGTCGAAGCGATAATAAAGCCGTTCAAGCTGGACGAGGTTAAAGAGGCCCTGAACGAAATCGGTATCCAGGGGATAACGGTTGGCGAGGTGAAAGGTTTTGGCCGGCAGAAGGGACATACCGAGCTCTACCGCGGTGCCGAGTATGTCGTTGATTTCATCCCCAAGATCAAGATGGAAATCATAGTCGGAGACGACATCGTCGGGAAAGTGGTCGAGACCATAGAGCAGGCCGCAAAGACCGGACGAATCGGCGACGGCAAGATTTTCGTAACGCAGGTTGAGGAAGTTATCCGCATCAGAACCGGTGAACGGGGCGAGGATGCGCTGTAA